The Pseudodesulfovibrio sp. zrk46 genome contains a region encoding:
- a CDS encoding TRAP transporter small permease yields MIDALDKLSELVAKVLTALAGLFLVAMMVLACANVVLRAVWAPIQGTFELMGFMGAVVAAFSLAFAQRRKSHIAVGILLGRFPAIIRRLADAGTSLLSCGFFALCGMETYKWAAFLVQTGELSETLQIVYHPFVFAAAAGCFALSFVLLVDTLKTMTAEKVQ; encoded by the coding sequence ATGATAGATGCACTCGACAAATTGAGCGAGCTCGTCGCCAAAGTGCTGACCGCACTGGCCGGGCTGTTCCTCGTAGCCATGATGGTGCTGGCATGCGCCAACGTGGTGCTGCGGGCGGTATGGGCCCCGATTCAAGGCACCTTCGAACTCATGGGATTCATGGGTGCGGTGGTCGCCGCCTTTTCACTGGCATTTGCCCAGCGGCGCAAGAGCCACATCGCTGTAGGCATCCTGCTGGGCCGTTTCCCGGCCATCATACGTCGACTGGCCGACGCTGGCACCAGTCTGCTCTCCTGCGGTTTCTTCGCCCTCTGCGGCATGGAAACATACAAGTGGGCAGCTTTCCTCGTACAGACCGGGGAACTCTCCGAGACGCTCCAGATTGTGTATCATCCCTTTGTGTTCGCTGCTGCGGCCGGGTGTTTTGCCCTGTCTTTCGTGCTGCTGGTGGACACCCTCAAAACTATGACCGCTGAGAAGGTGCAGTAA